The segment AAAATAGAACCCCACCACTGTCACCGGTGGCACCCTCCGGTTCTGCATTTATTTCACCCCGGGGAGTCTCATTTTCGTCTATGGAGATAAAAACAGGATAGCGGACCTGTGATCCAAATATAATATCAAGGTCATCCTTTTGTGCACAGGAGACAAAAGCGGCAAGGATACATAAAAACATACATAGGAAAACAGAGTATGTGGTTTTCATTGCTAAAACCTTTAAAAAGAAAGTAATGGTAAGTCCAAGGGCTGCCGCACCGGAAATACCGTAAAAATAGAGTGTGCCTTGTAAAGTCATATATTCCTCAAGTTTGTACACCCCTGTTAACTCAACACACTATTTACGCATAAAGAAACATTAACGTGAACCTAAAGCAACCCGAAAACCGATAGTACCGGACTGATCATATGATAGATAGCTAGAAGTGTAGGACCAAGTCAGTTTTTTTTCACTGAGGTGATAGCTTCCGCCTCGCATGGACTTGTACGAGTCTGTCCCGTTAGAAAGCCCATTCTCACACCACTCCCACACATTCCCCGCCATATCATAGAGCCCAAAGGGATTGGGCTCTTTGTGACCTACGGGATGAGTAGTTTCTCCACTATTATCCGAATACCAAGCATAGATATCTGCATGGGAGGCATCATCTCCCCAGAAATAGGTGGTAGTCGTTCCCCCGCGAAACGCATACTCCCATTGAACACTGGTTGGCAGATAATACCCGTTTGCACTGCTGTCTATTTCAAGATCTTCAAGATTAGTTACCCCTTCTCCGGGAGTGCCAATTATACTGCTGTAGCTATACACCGTATCCAGACCTTCTGCTATTGACCGAGCATTGCAATAGAGCACCGCATCATACCAGGTCACTTGTTCTACGGGGCGGTTTTCATCTCCGGAGAAACGAGATGGATTTACGCCCATAATATCGTAGTATTCAGCTTGTGTGATAGGGTATTTCGACATATAAAACTCTGCGATTTCTTTTTCTTCATCCCCATGGTAGGGGCCTGCGGAGATGCGTATCATTTTGGGACTGATAGTAAACTTCGCTTCTATATCCATATCACTTTTCACAGTAATAGTAAGAGGATTATCATCTCCCGAAGCATCACCACGCCAACTAACAAACTTATACCCTTCATAGGCATCAGCGGTAAGCTTTACCTTTGTAAAGTGTTTATATTCAGACCCTTCGGGATCGGCAGTAATAGTACCGTTTTCTGCGGTGAGGGTAAGCTCATATCTTTTCAGTGAAAACTCCGCTTCTATTACCATATCGTTTTCCACAGTAATGGTAAGGGGATTTTTGTCTCCCTCTGCATCGCCGCTCCAACCAAGAAACTCATAGCCCTCGTGCGGATCTGCGTTCAGTTCCACTTCTGTACCGTGTGCGTATGCATCACGATCGGGAACAGCTGAAATAGTACCGTTATCAGTATGAATAGTAAGTTCATAAGTCTTTGTAAACACTGCTTCTATACTCATATCTTCTTCAACATTAACAATAAGGGGAGTTTTGTCACCCTTTGCATCACCACTCCATTTAACAAACTCATACTTATCATCAGGATGGGCAGTAAGCTGTACTTGAGTACCGTGTTCATACTCATCTTTATCCGGAAATACAGAAATAGAGCCGTTTTCTCCGCTGACTGAAAGGGTATACGTCTTCACTTCAAACTCTGCTTCAATGGTAATGTCATGTTCTATAGTAATACTAAGGTATTTTCCGTCTCGCTTTCCATCGCCACTCCACCCAATAAACTCATACCCCTCATTTGCTTCGGCGACAAGAACCACATTTGTTCCTGGTGGATATTCTTCAAAATCTGGATACGCTTTGATAGTACCGTTTTGCGCGTTGAGGTTTAGAACATAGCGTTCAACGCCCTTTTCCTCGAAAACCGCAATTAACTCCATATCATCTTCCATGGTAATGGTAAAGGGGGTTTCGCTACCAGTCGTGTCACCACTCCAACCAATAAACTCATAGCCCTCATCTGCTTCGGCTGTCAAAGTCACCTCACTGCCGTGCTCATATTCATCCGCATCAGGTTCAACTGAAACAGCACCGTTTTCTGCGGATACCTCAAGGGAATAGTTGTGAATACTCCACTGTGCGTGTAATGTTAGATTCTCTGCAGGCATCGTCTCTGGAATTGCCGGGTCCCATCCATCAAAGGTATGTCCTTCTTTGGTCGGATTAGCAGGAGCGACTACTTCTCTCCCATATTGCTCTCTTATCGTATCAACTGCACTTCCTCCGTCACTCTCAAAGGCAATAAAATATGTCCTCTGTGCAAACTCCGCTTCAATATCCATATCATCTTCCACTGCAATTGTAAGGGGATTGTCACTGCCAGAGGCATCGCCACCCCAACCAACAAAATCATAGCCCTCATCCGGTACTGCGGTGAGCTCCACCTCTGTTCCGTGTTCATATTCAGATTCATCGGGATCGGCAGTGATAGTACCGTTTTCTGCAGTGATATCAAGGGAATAACTATTCAGTGCAAACTCCGCTTCAATACCCATATCACTTTCCACAGTAATTGTAAGGGGATTGTCACTGCCAGAGGCATCGCCACCCCAACCAACAAAATCATAGCCCTCATCCGGTACTGCGGTGAGCTCCACCTCTGTTCCGTGTTCATATTCAGATTCATCGGGATCGGCAGTGATAGTACCGTTTT is part of the Chitinivibrio alkaliphilus ACht1 genome and harbors:
- a CDS encoding InlB B-repeat-containing protein, with the translated sequence NGTITADPDESEYEHGTEVELTAVPDEGYDFVGWGGDASGSDNPLTITVESDMGIEAEFALNSYSLDITAENGTITADPDESEYEHGTEVELTAVPDEGYDFVGWGGDASGSDNPLTIAVEDDMDIEAEFAQRTYFIAFESDGGSAVDTIREQYGREVVAPANPTKEGHTFDGWDPAIPETMPAENLTLHAQWSIHNYSLEVSAENGAVSVEPDADEYEHGSEVTLTAEADEGYEFIGWSGDTTGSETPFTITMEDDMELIAVFEEKGVERYVLNLNAQNGTIKAYPDFEEYPPGTNVVLVAEANEGYEFIGWSGDGKRDGKYLSITIEHDITIEAEFEVKTYTLSVSGENGSISVFPDKDEYEHGTQVQLTAHPDDKYEFVKWSGDAKGDKTPLIVNVEEDMSIEAVFTKTYELTIHTDNGTISAVPDRDAYAHGTEVELNADPHEGYEFLGWSGDAEGDKNPLTITVENDMVIEAEFSLKRYELTLTAENGTITADPEGSEYKHFTKVKLTADAYEGYKFVSWRGDASGDDNPLTITVKSDMDIEAKFTISPKMIRISAGPYHGDEEKEIAEFYMSKYPITQAEYYDIMGVNPSRFSGDENRPVEQVTWYDAVLYCNARSIAEGLDTVYSYSSIIGTPGEGVTNLEDLEIDSSANGYYLPTSVQWEYAFRGGTTTTYFWGDDASHADIYAWYSDNSGETTHPVGHKEPNPFGLYDMAGNVWEWCENGLSNGTDSYKSMRGGSYHLSEKKLTWSYTSSYLSYDQSGTIGFRVALGSR